In one Bombus fervidus isolate BK054 chromosome 16, iyBomFerv1, whole genome shotgun sequence genomic region, the following are encoded:
- the LOC139995414 gene encoding myotrophin — MSELVWGIKNGDLEQVRDIVEKKNIDVNQMIDGRTPLHYAADYGQSEVVRYLLEKGANANVTDKHGITALLAAIWEGHTNCVKLLLEKGARADGLTPNGTNYLDAAEKDEIKELLKFH; from the exons ATGAGTGAACTCGTGTGGGGAATAAAAAATGGTGATTTGGAGCAAGTGCGGGATATCGTTGAGAAAAAG AATATTGACGTCAATCAAATGATTGATGGAAGGACACCCCTACATTATGCAGCTGATTATGGCCAAAGTGAAGTAGTCAGATATCTTTTGGAAAAGGGTGCAAatgcaaat GTAACAGATAAACATGGAATAACAGCATTATTAGCAGCAATTTGGGAAGGACATACAAATTGCGTAAAACTACTATTAGAAAAAGGAGCTAGAGCAGATGGATTGACACCAAATGgaacaaattatttagatgCTGCTGAAAAGGATGAGATCAAGGAATTGCTTAAATTCCACTAG
- the LOC139995413 gene encoding uncharacterized protein — translation MKLVPVLLLVAAIVFAAEEKKEEERPKTFRRLIPADVLRDFPGMCFASTRCATIEPTKSWDLTPFCGRSTCVPADDNSGRLFELVEDCGPLPKANPKCKLSDKTNKTATFPDCCPIFECEEGAKLEYPEIPTLPPPTEIVETEKTPEAAPAKA, via the exons ATGAAGCTCGTCCCGGTCCTGTTGCTTGTCGCAGCGATCGTTTTCGCCGCCGaggagaagaaggaggaagaaCGTCCTAAAACGTTTAGAAGACTCATACCTGCTGACGTTCTTCGCG atttccCCGGTATGTGCTTCGCCTCAACAAGATGCGCTACCATCGAACCAACGAAATCCTGGGATTTGACACCATTCTGCGGCCGTTCCACTTGCGTGCCAGCCGACGATAACTCTGGTCGTCTCTTCGAACTCGTTGAAGACTGTGGACCACTGCCGAAGGCTAACCCGAAATGCAAACTCTCAGATAAAACAAATAAGACTGCCACGTTCCCAGACTGTTGTCCCATTTTCGAATGCGAAGAAGGAGCGAAACTCGAATATCCAGAAATTCCGACTTTGCCTCCACCCACGGAAATCGTAGAGACCGAGAAAACCCCGGAAGCGGCTCCGGCGAAGGcttaa